From a region of the Corallococcus coralloides DSM 2259 genome:
- the cysD gene encoding sulfate adenylyltransferase subunit CysD, with amino-acid sequence MSYELSHLEALEAESIFIIREVAAELDRPVLLFSGGKDSAVMLHLAVKAFWPAPLPFPLMHVDTGHNFPEVIQYRDERVAELGARLIVASVQEAIDAGKVTEEKGPRASRNRLQTQPLLEAIEKNGFNAVFGGARRDEEKARAKERVYSFRDEFGQWDPKNQRPELWALYNGRHRRGEHLRVFPLSNWTELDIWQYIGRENVALPSIYYTHRREVFRRDGMLMAWSPFMSMMPGETVTTETVRFRTVGDMTCTACVPSTASTVEQVIAEVTASRVTERGASRADDKFSETAMEDRKREGYF; translated from the coding sequence GTGAGCTACGAGCTTTCACATCTTGAGGCGCTGGAAGCCGAGTCCATCTTCATCATCCGGGAAGTCGCGGCGGAGCTGGACCGGCCGGTGCTGCTCTTCTCCGGTGGGAAGGACTCCGCGGTGATGTTGCACCTGGCGGTGAAGGCCTTCTGGCCCGCACCGCTGCCGTTTCCGCTGATGCACGTGGACACGGGGCACAACTTCCCGGAGGTCATCCAGTATCGCGATGAACGGGTGGCGGAACTGGGCGCGCGGCTCATCGTCGCGTCCGTGCAGGAGGCCATCGACGCGGGCAAGGTCACGGAGGAGAAGGGTCCTCGCGCGTCCCGCAACCGCCTGCAGACGCAGCCCTTGCTGGAGGCCATCGAGAAGAACGGCTTCAACGCCGTCTTCGGCGGGGCCCGGCGAGACGAGGAGAAGGCCCGCGCGAAGGAGCGCGTGTATTCCTTCCGCGACGAGTTCGGCCAGTGGGATCCGAAGAACCAGCGGCCGGAATTGTGGGCGCTGTACAACGGCCGCCACCGCCGCGGTGAGCACCTGCGCGTGTTCCCCCTGTCCAACTGGACCGAGCTGGACATCTGGCAGTACATCGGCCGGGAGAACGTGGCGCTGCCGTCCATCTACTACACGCACCGGCGCGAGGTGTTCCGCCGGGACGGGATGCTGATGGCCTGGTCGCCCTTCATGTCCATGATGCCCGGCGAGACGGTGACGACGGAGACGGTGCGCTTCCGCACCGTGGGCGACATGACGTGCACCGCGTGCGTGCCGTCCACCGCGTCCACGGTGGAGCAGGTCATCGCGGAGGTGACGGCCTCCCGCGTGACGGAGCGTGGCGCCAGCCGCGCGGACGACAAGTTCTCTGAGACGGCGATGGAAGACCGCAAGCGCGAGGGATACTTCTAG
- a CDS encoding thioesterase II family protein yields the protein MASASPPVLDRWFPSRKPLPEPRLRLFCLPFAGGSAAIYQPWSMALPTGVELCAVQLPGRERRLMEPAMKSLPELLDVLMPALTPLMDRPFALFGYSMGARIGLEVARTLKRQGGPKPLGFIAAAAPPPSHNDREPIHTLDDPGFIAKLREYDGTPEEVLQHKELLELILPTLRADFSLAWSENGKDTAPLDIPLSVYAGKGDKHVGLNTIEHWREESTADVRIRHFEGGHFFIRTHGPPVLAAVREDLTRWMTAAT from the coding sequence ATGGCAAGCGCATCCCCTCCCGTCCTCGACCGTTGGTTCCCGTCCCGCAAGCCGCTCCCGGAGCCGCGCCTGCGCCTGTTCTGCCTGCCGTTCGCCGGCGGGAGCGCGGCCATCTACCAGCCCTGGAGCATGGCGCTGCCCACGGGCGTGGAGCTGTGCGCGGTGCAGCTGCCCGGGCGCGAGCGGCGTCTGATGGAGCCCGCGATGAAGTCCCTGCCGGAGCTGCTGGACGTGCTGATGCCGGCGCTGACGCCGCTGATGGACCGGCCCTTCGCGCTGTTCGGCTACAGCATGGGGGCGCGCATCGGCCTGGAGGTGGCCCGGACGCTGAAGCGCCAGGGCGGCCCGAAGCCGCTGGGCTTCATCGCCGCGGCAGCGCCCCCGCCGTCGCACAACGACCGGGAGCCCATCCACACGCTGGATGATCCGGGCTTCATCGCGAAGCTGCGCGAGTACGACGGCACGCCGGAGGAGGTCCTCCAGCACAAGGAGCTGCTGGAGCTCATCCTCCCCACGCTGCGCGCGGACTTCTCGCTGGCCTGGTCGGAGAATGGCAAGGACACGGCCCCGCTGGACATCCCGCTGTCCGTGTACGCGGGCAAGGGGGACAAGCACGTGGGGTTGAACACGATTGAGCACTGGCGCGAGGAGTCCACCGCCGACGTGCGCATCCGCCACTTCGAGGGCGGTCACTTCTTCATCCGCACGCACGGGCCGCCGGTGCTGGCCGCCGTGCGCGAGGACCTGACGCGCTGGATGACGGCCGCGACGTAG